One segment of Methylotenera versatilis 79 DNA contains the following:
- a CDS encoding PEP-CTERM sorting domain-containing protein produces the protein MLLKQLVLTAALMAAGIANADTITQWNFNSVPSDAATGTGTTAPNIGAGTISLLNGVTNPGFNSGVGSSDTSLATNNSGYQTETYAAQGAQDKLRGVQYNLSTVGFQDITVTYDLRHSNTSSRYEQFQYSLDGTNFIDFALFDGNGGDTWFNRSVDLSSIAGADNNASFAFRVVATFAPTTTSYVASRSTSAYAGGTWRFDAVTVSGAAVAAVPEPESAAMLLAGLGLIGFMARRRQSV, from the coding sequence ATGTTATTGAAACAATTAGTATTAACGGCAGCATTAATGGCTGCTGGCATTGCAAACGCAGACACGATCACACAGTGGAATTTTAACTCTGTGCCATCAGATGCTGCTACTGGTACAGGTACTACAGCACCAAACATCGGTGCGGGCACAATTAGCCTTTTAAATGGTGTAACAAATCCAGGTTTTAATAGTGGCGTTGGTTCTAGCGATACATCATTAGCAACAAATAATAGCGGCTATCAGACTGAAACTTATGCTGCACAAGGTGCGCAAGATAAGTTAAGAGGTGTGCAATACAATTTAAGTACGGTAGGTTTTCAAGATATCACCGTGACTTACGATTTACGTCATAGCAATACAAGCTCACGCTATGAGCAATTTCAGTATTCTTTAGATGGCACCAATTTTATTGACTTTGCATTATTCGATGGCAATGGCGGCGATACTTGGTTCAATCGTTCAGTTGATTTGTCATCCATTGCTGGCGCAGACAATAATGCCAGTTTTGCTTTCCGAGTAGTGGCAACATTTGCACCAACAACGACTAGTTACGTAGCATCTCGCTCAACCAGTGCTTACGCCGGCGGTACATGGCGTTTTGATGCAGTGACGGTTTCAGGTGCAGCAGTTGCGGCAGTACCAGAGCCAGAATCAGCTGCCATGTTATTAGCAGGTTTAGGTTTGATCGGTTTTATGGCACGTCGCCGTCAATCTGTTTAA
- a CDS encoding 5'-nucleotidase C-terminal domain-containing protein, with protein MLKIKQVTLLVAALFALPAYAENVTVLHVGDQESWLLSAQGNLRDDSTQAISFYGGIDRLATVIANAKSAAASAGKTVITLNAGDAFLPGPRLTASFKNLATAHADGGQDFYDTIAMRKIGFDATVFGNHEFDLGSTVAARFAEVSNTTYLSSNLNFNATPEFTALAASGKVAPSKVITTLSGKKIGIVGATTPLLPSISSPAPNSMLNYNAANTEAQNIQAILPLIQAQIDDLRNNQNVNTVIVMSHLQNANNERSLMIPGLTGVDLVISGGGHELMVDPDDLLINGGVAPSFNTHPIYATSADAKQVAILTGHFGNRYVGEVNLTIDDNTGALTSIDSTRMIRVTGAATDADKVTGDATLNTQVVVPVRDYIAALNAQIIGTTAVALNGPTHVAGTNGNYIAGVRNAETGLGNLVADAMRFAGGSDVAIQNGGGIRTNIAGPGNVSVGDTFNVLPFTNLVKVALSMNATQLKDVLEHAYGATSPSGAANGRYAQVSGMKVTYKSNNTARTTLGTGNRILRVVLDDGTVLIDNGAVVSTTRTFSFTTIDFTAAGGDAYPFVANNVLFENNPFTITYQEALANYIQTPKAAGGLGRVDAADGDEITANLYGIENAFDLHGRLIDVAAAVVAVAGVTKTGTAGRDVLVGTNGDDIIIGGAGADTLTGGAGGDVFVYQNIRDAGDVITDFTPYADTIKLNALLSSVGYNGTQAVADGYVRLVDVSGGVSVQIDTDGTAGPATFRPLVTLKGLTAKQIVPARDLGL; from the coding sequence ATGTTAAAAATAAAACAGGTCACATTGCTGGTGGCCGCACTGTTTGCATTACCAGCTTATGCAGAAAATGTAACCGTTTTGCACGTGGGTGACCAAGAAAGTTGGTTACTTTCTGCGCAAGGCAATTTGCGCGACGATAGCACACAAGCGATTTCTTTTTATGGCGGTATCGACCGACTTGCAACCGTGATTGCAAACGCTAAATCAGCTGCCGCTTCAGCAGGTAAAACAGTGATTACGCTGAATGCTGGCGATGCTTTTTTGCCAGGCCCACGCTTAACTGCCAGCTTTAAAAACCTCGCCACAGCACATGCAGATGGCGGTCAGGATTTCTACGATACGATTGCGATGCGTAAGATTGGTTTTGATGCCACGGTTTTTGGCAATCATGAGTTCGATTTAGGTTCTACTGTCGCGGCACGTTTTGCTGAAGTTTCTAACACGACTTATTTATCATCTAACCTTAATTTTAATGCCACGCCAGAGTTCACTGCCTTAGCGGCTAGTGGAAAAGTAGCACCTTCTAAAGTAATCACCACTTTAAGCGGTAAAAAAATCGGCATCGTGGGGGCGACAACGCCTTTATTGCCAAGTATTTCTTCACCTGCGCCAAATAGCATGCTGAATTACAACGCAGCCAATACTGAAGCGCAAAATATTCAAGCTATTTTGCCGTTAATTCAGGCGCAAATTGACGATTTACGTAACAACCAAAATGTAAACACTGTGATTGTGATGAGCCATCTGCAAAACGCCAATAATGAACGCAGCTTGATGATTCCAGGCTTAACCGGCGTAGATTTAGTGATTTCTGGCGGCGGTCACGAGTTAATGGTTGATCCAGATGATTTATTGATTAACGGCGGCGTTGCACCATCATTTAATACGCATCCTATTTATGCAACCAGCGCAGATGCAAAGCAAGTGGCGATTTTAACTGGTCACTTTGGTAACCGTTATGTGGGCGAAGTGAATCTGACCATTGATGACAATACAGGCGCATTAACCAGTATTGATTCGACACGCATGATTCGCGTGACAGGTGCCGCAACAGATGCAGACAAAGTAACAGGTGATGCAACATTGAACACACAAGTGGTTGTGCCTGTGCGTGATTACATTGCGGCTTTGAATGCACAGATTATCGGTACAACCGCAGTTGCTTTAAATGGCCCAACGCACGTTGCTGGCACAAATGGTAACTACATTGCTGGTGTGCGCAATGCTGAAACAGGTTTAGGCAATTTGGTGGCTGATGCCATGCGTTTTGCTGGCGGCAGCGATGTGGCGATTCAAAACGGTGGCGGTATCCGCACCAATATCGCAGGCCCTGGCAATGTTTCTGTCGGCGACACATTTAACGTATTACCTTTTACCAACTTGGTAAAAGTCGCGTTAAGCATGAACGCTACGCAACTTAAGGATGTATTAGAACATGCGTATGGTGCAACAAGCCCGTCTGGCGCGGCAAATGGCCGTTATGCGCAAGTTTCTGGTATGAAAGTTACTTACAAAAGTAATAACACAGCACGCACGACATTAGGCACTGGTAATCGAATCTTGCGCGTAGTTTTAGATGATGGCACGGTATTAATTGATAACGGTGCTGTGGTGAGTACAACACGCACATTCTCATTTACCACCATCGATTTCACTGCGGCGGGCGGCGATGCTTATCCGTTTGTAGCAAATAACGTGCTGTTTGAAAACAATCCATTCACTATTACTTATCAAGAAGCGTTGGCTAATTATATTCAAACACCAAAAGCTGCTGGCGGTTTAGGTCGTGTGGATGCAGCCGATGGCGACGAAATTACTGCTAACTTATACGGTATAGAAAACGCGTTCGATTTACATGGTCGTTTGATTGATGTGGCGGCAGCAGTAGTTGCAGTCGCTGGGGTCACTAAAACAGGCACAGCTGGACGTGATGTTTTGGTTGGTACAAATGGCGATGACATTATTATTGGCGGCGCAGGCGCTGATACTTTAACTGGTGGCGCGGGTGGCGATGTATTCGTATACCAAAATATTCGCGATGCAGGCGACGTAATCACCGACTTTACGCCTTATGCCGACACCATCAAATTAAATGCCTTGCTAAGTAGCGTTGGCTACAACGGAACGCAAGCAGTTGCGGATGGCTATGTGCGTTTAGTAGATGTGTCTGGTGGTGTCAGTGTGCAAATTGATACAGACGGTACGGCAGGCCCAGCAACATTCCGCCCGTTAGTGACACTTAAAGGCTTAACAGCTAAGCAAATCGTACCAGCACGTGATCTGGGTCTTTAA
- a CDS encoding PEP-CTERM sorting domain-containing protein encodes MKVQKMIKTSLIAAALSLVFAGNAMAAVTNGSFSQGLTGWSTLGDVAVQSGSILMTTASTLYEDDFPEAAGTFNASGNAAADIAAGGFEAFAGLSAGALDTPDFAYEGSILKQTFNVNAGDTLSFNWNFFTNETNAGSDYAFISVNGVLTKLASASNATIASVPYALSTGAGLFSQTFATASSITLAFGVVDLTDYNATSALWLDNVNLVAAPVPEPESYAMLLAGLGLIAAASRRKKS; translated from the coding sequence ATGAAAGTGCAAAAAATGATTAAAACGAGCTTGATTGCAGCAGCATTAAGTTTAGTGTTTGCAGGCAACGCAATGGCAGCAGTAACAAATGGTAGTTTTAGCCAAGGATTAACTGGTTGGAGCACGTTGGGTGATGTTGCCGTGCAATCGGGTTCTATCTTAATGACAACCGCATCAACGCTTTATGAAGATGACTTTCCAGAAGCGGCTGGTACATTCAATGCATCTGGTAACGCGGCTGCCGATATTGCTGCTGGCGGATTCGAAGCGTTTGCTGGTTTAAGCGCTGGCGCATTAGATACACCAGATTTTGCTTACGAAGGCTCAATTTTAAAACAAACTTTTAATGTGAATGCGGGCGATACACTAAGCTTTAACTGGAATTTCTTTACCAACGAAACGAATGCAGGCAGCGATTATGCTTTTATTTCTGTTAATGGCGTATTAACAAAATTAGCCAGTGCTTCCAATGCAACAATCGCTTCTGTGCCTTACGCATTATCAACAGGTGCAGGTTTGTTTAGCCAAACTTTTGCCACAGCATCATCCATTACATTGGCTTTTGGTGTGGTGGATTTAACTGATTACAACGCGACATCTGCACTATGGTTAGATAACGTCAATTTAGTAGCCGCACCTGTTCCAGAACCAGAATCTTATGCGATGTTATTAGCAGGCTTAGGTTTGATTGCGGCTGCTTCACGTCGCAAAAAGTCCTAG
- the hrpA gene encoding ATP-dependent RNA helicase HrpA, whose product MLADRFSLKNRLNQAKTLLQQNKNAEKALNEIAHKIRHSQAKFALRLTNLPKPEYSLELPISSRRDEIATAIKNNQVVIVCGETGSGKTTQLPKICLELGRGVSGLIGHTQPRRIAARSVASRIAQELQSPLGEVVGYKVRFNDKLSESSYIKLMTDGILLAETQGDRFLNAYDTIIIDEAHERSLNIDFLLGYLKQLLPKRPDLKVIVTSATIDADRFSNHFNGAPVIEVSGRTYPVEIRYRPLGKAGFRAKEIEADDAFDLDDEAGFTTENLLGIPRKAKTEARWLEEDDEEEAIEEAILDAADDLLRQGDGDILVFLPGEREIRDTAEHLRKYQGRSAKLKHIEVLPLFARLSIEDQQKIFKNHSSRRIVLATNVAETSLTVPGIKYVIDAGLARMSRYSSRAKVEQLQIEKISQAAAKQRAGRCGRVSNGICVRLYSEQDFDGRPEFTEPEILRSSLASVILRMAALRLGDVVDFPFIEAPSSRLIADGYQLLQELGAVDARRQITEIGTQLAKLPLDPRVGRMILAAKREGCLNEILIIASVLSIQDPRERPMDKREAADNAHAKFAGEGSDFMSYLKLWDFFDSALKNKKSNKDLLNQCHTNFLSFLRLKEWRELHRQLLEIVLEMDFKLNEKEAQDKEKFEQIHKSLLAGLLGNIGFKDGDNDTYSGARGIRFHVAPGSTLKKTRPKWVIAAELVDTTKLYARCVAKIEPDWIEPLARGLTESQYTDPRWDRKTGMVNAWERVSLYGLTIIPKRRVHYGPINATESREIFIREALANGEFDTKAAFFRANERLIAEVEELEHKARRQDVLVDEHQLFAFYDAKIPADIFQAATFEKWRESAEKLNPKLLYLTRDDLMRHGADAITAVQFPEKITLDGVEITLKYRFEPSHILDGVTATIPLALLNQLNPTQTEWLVPGMLREKLTYLVKALPKTFRRVCVPVPEFVTVFLDKNNIGEAPIKQALAAHIQHVTTLKIGIDDWVEETPAHLLMNFSVVDDAGRELAMGRDWNALKKQLGSAAQLTFRNTLPDIEKTGLKQWDFGDLPEKLSFERDGLKVTGYPALEDNGDSIAVKLFDTEYAAHVNHRKGICRLMRFELKEQVKQLEKSLPNFNQYALTLRNIMSPEELREELVAAIADRAFIGEDDLPRTNADFMTLKQRARTRLPAVTQAIARQAQAIATEYQLLTIAQAKMPTTVNRLKRDLEQQLALLVYKKTFTQTPWEYLQHVPRYLKALRLRIEKQPSAPDRDGKNAASVGLIWQKWQDKINQYQQENREVSQDLHDFRWLIEELRVSLFAQELKTPMPISVKRIDKIWADMG is encoded by the coding sequence ATGTTGGCAGATCGATTTTCTCTAAAAAATCGTCTGAATCAAGCAAAAACGTTATTGCAACAAAACAAGAACGCTGAAAAAGCGCTGAATGAGATTGCCCACAAGATACGTCATTCACAGGCTAAGTTTGCTTTACGTTTAACTAATTTACCCAAGCCAGAATACTCGCTTGAACTACCCATTTCATCACGCCGCGATGAAATCGCAACTGCCATTAAAAACAATCAAGTGGTGATTGTGTGTGGCGAAACAGGTTCTGGTAAAACCACACAATTGCCTAAAATCTGCTTAGAACTCGGCCGCGGTGTTTCTGGTTTAATTGGTCATACGCAACCGCGGCGTATTGCTGCACGTTCGGTCGCTTCGCGTATTGCACAAGAACTACAAAGTCCGTTGGGCGAGGTGGTTGGCTATAAAGTGCGCTTTAACGATAAGCTTTCAGAGTCTAGCTATATCAAGCTGATGACGGACGGTATTCTGCTGGCTGAAACGCAAGGTGACCGCTTTCTTAACGCTTATGACACCATCATTATTGATGAGGCGCATGAGCGTAGCTTGAATATTGACTTTCTGCTGGGCTATCTGAAACAGTTATTACCAAAACGCCCCGATTTAAAAGTCATCGTCACTTCTGCCACGATTGATGCGGATAGATTTTCAAACCACTTTAATGGCGCACCAGTGATTGAGGTTTCTGGTCGCACCTATCCAGTTGAGATTCGTTACAGGCCACTTGGTAAAGCAGGTTTTCGCGCGAAGGAAATCGAGGCAGATGATGCATTCGATTTAGATGATGAAGCCGGATTTACAACTGAAAACTTATTAGGCATTCCACGTAAAGCCAAAACCGAAGCGCGTTGGTTGGAAGAAGATGACGAAGAAGAGGCGATTGAAGAAGCGATTTTAGATGCCGCAGATGATTTATTGCGGCAAGGTGATGGCGATATTCTGGTGTTTTTACCAGGTGAACGCGAGATTCGCGATACTGCCGAACATTTACGTAAATATCAAGGCCGTTCTGCCAAACTGAAACATATCGAAGTTTTGCCCTTATTTGCACGGTTAAGTATCGAGGATCAGCAAAAGATATTCAAAAACCATAGTTCACGTAGAATCGTATTGGCAACCAATGTGGCAGAAACTTCACTCACAGTGCCTGGCATTAAATATGTGATTGATGCGGGTTTAGCACGGATGAGCCGATATAGTTCGCGCGCAAAAGTGGAACAATTGCAAATCGAAAAGATTAGCCAAGCGGCAGCGAAACAACGCGCAGGGCGTTGCGGTCGTGTATCTAATGGTATTTGCGTGCGACTTTATTCTGAGCAAGATTTTGACGGTCGCCCTGAATTTACCGAACCAGAGATTTTGCGTAGTTCGCTGGCCAGCGTTATTTTGCGCATGGCCGCGCTGCGATTAGGCGATGTAGTGGATTTTCCGTTTATTGAAGCACCAAGTTCGCGCTTAATTGCCGATGGTTATCAATTATTGCAAGAACTGGGCGCGGTAGATGCGCGACGTCAAATCACAGAAATCGGCACGCAGCTAGCTAAATTACCGCTCGACCCGCGCGTCGGCCGCATGATTTTAGCTGCCAAGCGAGAAGGATGCCTGAATGAGATTTTGATCATCGCCAGTGTGTTAAGTATTCAAGATCCACGCGAACGGCCGATGGATAAACGTGAAGCGGCAGATAATGCGCATGCCAAATTCGCTGGTGAAGGCTCAGATTTTATGAGCTATCTCAAGCTTTGGGATTTCTTTGATAGCGCATTGAAAAACAAAAAATCCAATAAAGATTTACTTAATCAATGCCACACTAATTTCTTGTCATTTCTACGTTTAAAAGAATGGCGTGAACTGCATAGGCAACTATTGGAAATTGTGCTTGAGATGGATTTTAAGCTTAATGAAAAAGAGGCCCAAGATAAAGAAAAGTTTGAGCAGATTCACAAATCGTTATTGGCAGGTTTATTAGGCAATATCGGTTTTAAAGATGGTGATAATGACACCTATTCAGGCGCGCGTGGCATTCGTTTCCATGTTGCGCCAGGCTCTACACTTAAAAAGACACGTCCGAAATGGGTGATTGCGGCTGAGTTGGTGGATACCACCAAGTTATACGCGCGCTGCGTGGCTAAAATAGAACCAGATTGGATTGAGCCGCTAGCCAGAGGGTTAACCGAAAGCCAATATACCGACCCGCGTTGGGATAGAAAAACGGGCATGGTTAACGCTTGGGAACGCGTTTCTTTATACGGTTTAACCATTATCCCGAAACGTCGCGTGCATTATGGGCCGATTAACGCGACAGAATCGCGCGAGATATTTATTCGTGAAGCGTTGGCAAATGGTGAGTTTGATACAAAAGCGGCATTCTTTAGAGCCAATGAGCGTTTGATCGCAGAAGTAGAAGAGTTAGAACACAAAGCACGTCGCCAAGATGTGTTGGTAGATGAGCATCAACTATTTGCGTTTTATGATGCAAAAATCCCTGCGGATATCTTTCAGGCAGCCACTTTTGAAAAATGGCGTGAGAGCGCAGAAAAGCTTAATCCCAAGTTATTGTATTTAACCCGTGATGATTTGATGCGTCACGGCGCGGATGCGATTACTGCCGTGCAATTTCCAGAAAAAATTACGCTAGACGGTGTGGAAATCACGCTTAAATATCGCTTTGAACCAAGTCATATTTTGGACGGCGTAACTGCCACGATTCCGCTGGCCTTGCTGAATCAGTTAAATCCAACACAAACGGAATGGCTAGTGCCAGGCATGTTGCGTGAAAAACTGACTTATTTGGTTAAAGCGTTACCGAAAACATTCCGCCGCGTTTGTGTACCAGTGCCAGAATTTGTGACTGTGTTTTTAGACAAAAATAACATTGGCGAAGCACCCATCAAGCAAGCGCTTGCCGCGCATATTCAGCATGTGACAACACTTAAGATTGGTATTGACGATTGGGTCGAGGAAACGCCAGCGCATCTATTGATGAATTTTAGTGTGGTGGATGATGCAGGGCGTGAATTGGCAATGGGTCGCGATTGGAATGCGCTGAAAAAACAATTGGGTTCAGCCGCGCAATTAACCTTTAGAAATACGCTGCCTGATATTGAAAAAACAGGTTTAAAACAGTGGGATTTTGGCGATCTGCCTGAAAAACTATCTTTCGAGCGCGATGGCCTGAAAGTGACTGGCTATCCTGCGCTTGAAGATAATGGCGATAGTATTGCGGTTAAGTTGTTTGATACAGAATATGCAGCACATGTAAATCACCGTAAAGGTATTTGCCGATTGATGCGTTTTGAGTTAAAAGAACAGGTTAAGCAGCTAGAAAAAAGCCTGCCCAATTTTAACCAATATGCACTTACTTTAAGAAATATCATGTCGCCCGAAGAGTTGCGTGAAGAGTTGGTAGCGGCCATTGCAGACCGCGCTTTTATTGGCGAGGATGATTTGCCGCGTACCAATGCAGATTTTATGACACTGAAACAACGCGCCCGCACACGTCTGCCAGCGGTGACGCAAGCGATTGCAAGGCAGGCGCAAGCAATTGCGACTGAGTATCAGCTGCTAACCATTGCGCAGGCCAAAATGCCTACAACAGTGAATCGATTAAAGCGCGATTTAGAACAACAGTTGGCTTTACTGGTCTATAAAAAGACTTTTACCCAAACGCCGTGGGAGTATTTGCAGCACGTGCCGCGTTATTTAAAAGCCTTGCGCTTACGTATTGAAAAACAGCCATCCGCGCCGGATCGCGATGGTAAAAATGCCGCTAGCGTGGGGTTAATCTGGCAAAAGTGGCAAGATAAAATAAATCAGTATCAGCAGGAAAATCGTGAAGTATCACAAGATTTACACGATTTTCGCTGGTTAATAGAAGAGTTGCGTGTTTCATTGTTTGCGCAAGAACTCAAAACGCCAATGCCTATCTCAGTTAAGCGGATAGATAAAATCTGGGCAGATATGGGCTGA
- a CDS encoding MliC family protein gives MQRKKISILVISLICVTAGIISACVTAPKAAKPTHYACDRGTSFSVTYTEKGFTTVRGGRNSMPKYEVKNVAANVTLADETLITLPVQKTASGFMYSNGRHTFRGEGSEAMWSVGRMLAERCEIKAS, from the coding sequence ATGCAACGCAAAAAAATAAGTATCCTTGTAATATCGTTAATCTGTGTAACAGCAGGCATTATCAGTGCTTGCGTGACTGCGCCAAAAGCTGCAAAACCAACACATTATGCATGCGATCGCGGTACTAGTTTTAGCGTCACGTATACAGAAAAAGGCTTTACTACGGTGCGTGGTGGTAGAAATAGCATGCCTAAATATGAAGTTAAAAATGTTGCCGCCAATGTTACATTGGCAGACGAAACATTAATCACTTTACCTGTGCAAAAAACAGCTTCTGGCTTTATGTATAGCAATGGCAGACACACGTTCAGAGGCGAAGGAAGTGAAGCGATGTGGTCTGTGGGCAGAATGCTTGCAGAGCGCTGTGAGATTAAAGCTAGTTAA
- a CDS encoding CobW family GTP-binding protein has product MDKRIPVTLLTGFLGSGKTTLLNKLLHDPAMKDTAVIINELGDAGLDQIFANSNLAENIENEHITDNTVLLSSGCLCCTLKNELADTMRDLFFKRALQAIPEFKRLVIETTGMADPGPILGNLMNEPVIESTYRLDAVVVTIDAVYGLQQIADNNEALKQVAVADVLLLTKTDLATLEQIDQLQEKLIAINPGATQHRVLNGELDPQFVIDVGLFDVTTKQAEPQRWLRAPNTARPKGTLPQKAHDDEIVSFTVFMPKPLNWRDLKPVILNLCQTHGKNLLRLKGIIHAEDQPAPLAIHAVHFTPYPPTLLEGWDEDEPISRIVIIGKGLDELSIRKTLMQV; this is encoded by the coding sequence ATGGATAAACGCATTCCCGTCACCTTGCTCACTGGCTTTTTAGGCAGTGGGAAAACTACACTATTGAATAAATTACTGCATGACCCCGCCATGAAAGACACCGCCGTGATTATTAACGAGCTGGGTGATGCAGGTTTAGACCAAATATTTGCCAATAGCAATCTGGCAGAAAATATTGAGAACGAGCATATTACCGATAATACGGTTTTATTAAGTAGCGGCTGTTTATGTTGCACGCTTAAAAATGAGCTGGCAGATACCATGCGCGACTTATTTTTTAAACGCGCACTGCAAGCGATTCCAGAATTTAAACGTTTAGTTATCGAAACCACTGGCATGGCGGATCCTGGCCCGATTTTGGGCAATTTGATGAATGAGCCAGTAATTGAATCGACTTACAGGCTAGATGCAGTTGTCGTGACCATCGATGCAGTATATGGCTTACAGCAGATTGCGGATAACAATGAAGCGCTGAAACAAGTGGCAGTAGCTGATGTGTTATTGCTCACCAAAACCGATTTAGCCACGCTTGAGCAAATAGATCAGTTACAAGAAAAACTCATCGCAATCAATCCAGGCGCTACGCAACATCGCGTTTTAAATGGTGAGTTAGATCCGCAATTTGTGATTGATGTTGGTTTATTTGATGTTACGACCAAACAAGCAGAGCCACAACGTTGGTTACGCGCGCCGAACACAGCAAGACCAAAAGGCACTTTACCGCAAAAAGCACATGACGATGAAATCGTGAGCTTTACCGTGTTTATGCCAAAACCGCTTAATTGGCGCGATTTGAAACCAGTGATTCTAAACCTGTGTCAAACACACGGTAAAAACTTACTGCGCTTAAAAGGTATCATCCATGCCGAAGACCAACCCGCACCGTTAGCGATTCACGCCGTACATTTTACGCCCTACCCACCCACGCTGCTCGAGGGCTGGGATGAAGATGAACCGATTTCACGCATTGTGATTATTGGTAAGGGTTTAGACGAGTTAAGCATTAGGAAAACACTGATGCAGGTATAA
- the zigA gene encoding zinc metallochaperone GTPase ZigA yields MKKLPVTVLSGFLGAGKTTLLNHILNNREGKRVAVIVNDMSEINIDAQLVRNGGAELSRSEEKLVEMSNGCICCTLREDLLIEITRLAKEKRFDYLLIESTGISEPLPVAETFTFRGEDGLSLSDVAQLDTMVTVVDGFNFLKDYSSRDLISERGESMGDEDERTVVDLLVEQIEFCDVLVLNKTDLLNHDEIGQLEGILKTFNPRAKIVHSQFSKVPLNTVMNTGLFNFEAAEDATGWLKKLRGEHVPESEEYGISSFVYKARRPFHPQRFYDYIGQEWPCVIRSKGNFWIASRPEFCISWSQAGAISRNELAGFWWTATPKEYWPQDTDQLKEIKNRWQEPFGDRQQELVLIGIDMDKAALIAEFDRCLLTPTEMLLGDMGEYMQSWKALSDPFPIWHQHNVESDLEIA; encoded by the coding sequence ATGAAAAAACTTCCCGTCACGGTTTTATCTGGCTTTCTAGGCGCAGGCAAAACTACGTTACTCAATCACATTTTAAATAATCGAGAAGGAAAACGCGTCGCTGTTATCGTCAATGATATGAGCGAAATCAATATTGACGCACAATTGGTACGCAATGGCGGCGCTGAATTATCGCGTAGCGAAGAAAAATTAGTCGAAATGAGTAACGGCTGCATTTGCTGCACCTTGCGTGAAGATTTGCTCATCGAAATCACCCGCTTAGCCAAAGAAAAACGTTTTGATTATTTGTTAATTGAATCAACAGGCATTTCAGAACCATTGCCTGTGGCGGAAACGTTTACATTTCGCGGTGAAGATGGCTTGAGTTTATCCGACGTGGCGCAATTAGACACAATGGTCACAGTGGTCGATGGCTTTAACTTTTTAAAAGATTACAGCTCACGTGATTTGATTTCAGAACGTGGCGAAAGCATGGGCGATGAAGATGAGCGCACCGTGGTTGATTTGCTTGTTGAGCAAATTGAATTTTGCGATGTGTTGGTATTAAATAAAACCGATTTGTTAAATCACGATGAAATCGGCCAATTGGAAGGTATTTTAAAAACCTTTAATCCACGTGCAAAAATCGTGCACAGCCAATTTAGCAAAGTACCGCTGAACACGGTGATGAATACAGGCCTATTTAACTTTGAAGCCGCCGAAGATGCCACTGGTTGGTTGAAAAAATTACGTGGTGAACATGTGCCAGAAAGTGAAGAATATGGCATCAGTAGCTTTGTGTATAAAGCACGACGCCCTTTTCACCCGCAGCGATTCTATGATTATATCGGTCAAGAATGGCCATGCGTGATTCGCTCAAAAGGTAACTTTTGGATCGCATCCAGACCAGAGTTTTGCATCAGTTGGTCGCAAGCTGGTGCGATATCGCGCAATGAATTAGCAGGATTTTGGTGGACAGCCACACCTAAAGAATATTGGCCACAAGATACTGACCAATTGAAAGAGATTAAAAATCGCTGGCAAGAACCATTTGGCGACAGGCAACAAGAATTGGTATTGATCGGCATTGACATGGATAAAGCGGCATTAATCGCCGAATTCGACCGCTGTTTACTCACACCAACCGAAATGCTATTGGGTGACATGGGCGAGTATATGCAGAGCTGGAAAGCACTTAGCGACCCTTTTCCAATTTGGCATCAGCATAATGTAGAGTCAGATTTAGAAATTGCTTAA
- a CDS encoding Fur family transcriptional regulator, whose protein sequence is MSKAFELIQAQSQTPTSARVLVLDTLLNAPLPLSHPEIQKKIAEPIDRVTIYRVLDWLSTQGFVHSVISPDKTRRFKTNTQPSQHQHAHFECTNCGQVYCLDKVDDAITQSLPERFTVKNVHLSINGICANCQP, encoded by the coding sequence ATGAGCAAAGCCTTTGAGTTAATACAAGCGCAATCCCAAACGCCGACCAGCGCGCGGGTATTGGTGTTAGATACCTTATTAAATGCACCTTTACCGCTGTCGCATCCTGAAATTCAAAAGAAAATCGCAGAACCGATTGACCGTGTGACGATTTACAGAGTGTTGGATTGGTTAAGTACGCAAGGCTTTGTGCATAGCGTGATTAGCCCAGATAAAACACGGCGATTCAAGACCAATACACAGCCTAGCCAACATCAGCATGCGCATTTTGAATGTACTAATTGCGGACAAGTCTATTGTTTAGATAAAGTAGATGATGCCATCACGCAAAGTTTGCCTGAGCGATTCACTGTCAAAAATGTACATTTAAGCATTAATGGTATTTGCGCCAACTGCCAGCCTTAA